A genomic segment from Perca flavescens isolate YP-PL-M2 chromosome 13, PFLA_1.0, whole genome shotgun sequence encodes:
- the LOC114566494 gene encoding protocadherin alpha-C2-like, which produces MAVAGICNWIGNNVPFYFVIFSLFCGLSFGQLRYSITEELENGALVGELAHDLGLDIRKLATRKIKVTSNSGKRYVIVNPQNGKLLVNERIDREALCDLSNTCLINLEVLVENPTEMHHVEVEIVDANDNAPQFLTEEYQLEITESALPGSRYPIENAQDPDIGSNSIRMYQLSTNDHFALVSNKPSLNTKHIELVLKKPVDREQTPYHQLILSAVDGGTPEKTGTAKINVRVLDSNDNVPTFDSSVYKVKLLENSPKDTLVIKLNATDLDEGTNGEVYYSFSSYTPERVRQMFSMNTNTGEIRVRSNVDYEETNSYEMYIQAMDKGPGAVAAHCKVVVEVVDVNDNVPQIVLSSLSSPVREDARADTVVALISVTDRDSGANKQVSLEIPAGLPFKIKSFRNYYTLVTSAFLDRETTDAYNVTLSATDGGHPPLSSQKTIQVDVADVNDNPPRFEQTSYTVYVAENNAPGASLCTVKAQDADIKENARITYTVLNDNNHGIPVTSYVSVKADTGEAYALRAFDYESLREFHFQVKAQDGGIPPLSRVATVYIYIMDQNDHAPLIVKPPGNGTRSLETVQKNAEPGAMVTKVVAYDADAGPNAWLVYVLETATDLDLFKVHEHTGEIRTTRRILEDNSTSFALTVVVKDHGQPALSSTATINVAVMEVPPKVAPDPKRIIRPHSALLFSNVTLYLIVALSATTFVFLVTVVVLAIVRCHAYCTQPGSCSPCCVSQKPPPDGGSSSVSAGGGGGAGGPGAQPNNNVVLRRDLKVEPHYIEVRGNGSLTKTYCYKTCLTATSGSDTFMFYNTGRPISGTWGSGADRFFTSGSGFVRRLSMPDASMQLCPEPKAPNADWRYSASLRAGMQSSVHMEESSVMHGAQGMLVQNWPTVSSAADGDGGELSPPVGAGVDSNSWHFRYGAAGQGYCPPQPLKPGEIPPEAFIIPGSPAIISIRHDAGPVDDKGDFISFGKKEEAKKKKKKKDKKDKKDKKDKGKDDGGDD; this is translated from the exons ATGGCTGTGGCGGGGATATGCAACTGGATAGGGAATAATGtgcctttttattttgtgaTATTTTCCTTATTTTGTGGCCTTTCGTTTGGACAATTGCGATATTCTATTACGGAAGAACTAGAAAATGGGGCACTGGTCGGTGAACTGGCGCATGACTTGGGGCTGGATATTCGAAAGCTCGCCACCCGAAAAATCAAGGTAACCTCCAACAGTGGCAAACGCTATGTGATTGTCAACCCCCAAAATGGGAAATTACTTGTCAATGAAAGGATTGACAGGGAGGCACTGTGTGATTTATCCAACACCTGCCTCATTAATCTGGAGGTGCTGGTCGAAAACCCCACTGAGATGCACCATGTCGAGGTGGAGATTGTGGATGCCAATGATAATGCGCCGCAGTTCCTCACAGAAGAGTATCAATTGGAAATCACAGAATCTGCTTTACCAGGGTCTCGTTACCCAATTGAAAACGCTCAAGACCCAGACATTGGGTCCAATTCAATTCGTATGTATCAGCTTAGCACAAACGACCATTTCGCGCTGGTATCTAACAAGCCCTCGCTAAATACAAAGCACATCGAGCTTGTGCTCAAAAAGCCAGTTGATCGCGAACAGACGCCTTACCACCAATTAATTCTAAGTGCTGTGGATGGTGGAACGCCAGAGAAAACTGGCACGGCCAAAATTAATGTCCGGGTCCTGGACTCAAATGACAATGTCCCCACGTTTGACAGCTCAGTGTACAAGGTGAAACTGTTAGAGAATTCTCCCAAAGACACCCTGGTAATTAAACTGAATGCAACTGATCTGGATGAGGGCACAAATGGAGAGGTTTATTACTCTTTCAGCAGCTACACGCCTGAGAGAGTGAGGCAGATGTTCAGCATGAACACTAACACGGGAGAAATAAGAGTGAGGAGCAATGTTGACTATGAAGAGACCAACTCCTATGAGATGTACATCCAGGCGATGGACAAAGGCCCTGGGGCCGTCGCAGCACACTGCAAGGTAGTGGTAGAGGTGGTGGATGTCAATGACAACGTCCCTCAGATAGTGTTGTCATCTCTGTCTAGCCCCGTGAGGGAGGATGCCCGTGCAGACACAGTCGTGGCCCTCATTAGTGTTACTGATCGAGACTCTGGTGCTAACAAGCAGGTGAGCTTAGAGATCCCAGCAGGCCTTCCATTCAAGATCAAGTCATTCAGAAATTACTACACTCTGGTTACCTCAGCCTTCTTAGACCGCGAGACCACCGATGCCTACAATGTCACTTTGAGTGCCACAGATGGAGGACACCCTCCCCTTTCCTCCCAGAAGACCATACAGGTGGATGTGGCTGATGTTAATGACAACCCACCGCGATTTGAACAGACTTCATATACGGTCTATGTGGCTGAGAACAATGCCCCTGGGGCCTCTTTGTGTACTGTGAAAGCTCAAGACGCAGACATCAAAGAGAACGCACGCATCACCTACACAGTGCTCAATGACAACAACCATGGCATCCCTGTCACCTCGTATGTATCTGTGAAGGCCGATACAGGAGAGGCTTATGCCCTGCGAGCCTTTGACTATGAGTCACTGAGAGAGTTTCACTTCCAGGTCAAAGCCCAAGATGGGGGCATTCCTCCACTCAGTCGTGTCGCCACTGTCTACATCTACATAATGGATCAGAATGACCATGCACCACTGATAGTCAAACCTCCCGGCAATGGCACACGCTCCTTGGAAACGGTACAAAAGAACGCAGAGCCTGGTGCCATGGTGACCAAAGTGGTGGCATACGATGCAGACGCTGGTCCAAATGCCTGGCTGGTGTACGTGCTGGAGACGGCCACTGACCTGGACTTGTTCAAGGTGCACGAACACACCGGTGAGATCAGGACCACTCGGAGGATCCTGGAGGACAACTCCACCTCCTTTGCTCTAACCGTTGTCGTGAAGGACCACGGGCAGCCTGCGCTTTCCTCCACCGCCACCATCAACGTGGCTGTCATGGAGGTGCCGCCCAAAGTGGCTCCTGACCCCAAGAGGATCATCCGACCTCATAGCGCACTGCTTTTCTCCAATGTGACCCTCTACTTGATCGTTGCTTTGAGTGCCACCACTTTTGTTTTCCTAGTCACTGTGGTGGTGCTGGCCATCGTCCGCTGCCATGCCTACTGCACCCAGCCTGGGTCCTGCTCCCCTTGCTGTGTGTCACAGAAGCCCCCTCCGGATGGTGGGAGCAGCAGTGTAAGTGCAGGTGGGGGAGGCGGTGCTGGAGGACCCGGGGCACAGCCTAATAACAACGTGGTGCTTCGGAGAGACCTTAAAGTGGAGCCTCACTACATTGAAGTGCGTGGGAATGGCTCCCTCACAAAGACTTACTGCTACAAGACCTGCCTGACAGCCACCTCTGGCAGTGACACTTTCATGTTCTACAACACAGGACGTCCAATCAGTGGCACCTGGGGCAGCGGTGCCGACCGCTTCTTCACGAGTGGAAGTGGATTTGTACGCAGACTGAGTATGCCTGATGCCTCGATGCAACTCTGCCCAGAG CCGAAAGCCCCGAATGCTGACTGGCGATATTCTGCATCTTTGAGGGCAGGGATGCAGAG TTCGGTCCATATGGAGGAGTCCTCTGTGATGCATGGAGCCCAGGGGATGCTGGTCCAGAACTGGCCCACTGTGTCCAGCGCTGCAG ATGGAGATGGTGGTGAACTCTCACCCCCAGTGGGCGCTGGAGTCGACAGCAACAGCTGGCACTTCAGATATGGCGCCGCCGGACAGGGCTACTGCCCTCCTCAGCCCCTGAAGCCCGGAGAGATTCCTCCTGAAGCCTTCATCATCCCTGGATCCCCAGCCATCATTTCTATTCGCCATGACGCCGGCCCTGTGGATGACAAAGGTGACTTCATAAGCTTTGGCAAGAAGGAGGAggccaagaagaagaaaaagaagaaggacAAGAAGGACAAGAAGGACAAGAAGGATAAAGGAAAGGATGACGGGGGGGATGATTAG